A stretch of the Deinococcus sp. KSM4-11 genome encodes the following:
- the minD gene encoding septum site-determining protein MinD, with amino-acid sequence MNAKVIVVTSGKGGVGKTTTTANIGAALAKLGEKVAVIDVDVGLRNLDVVMGLESRVVFDLVDVLEGKCRMSQALIRDKRVENLYLLPASQTRDKDALDPEVFKGVVRDLVANEGFDRILIDSPAGIESGFRTAAAPAEGALVVVNPEVSSVRDADRIIGLLEAQQVSEIRLVINRLRPKMVASGNMLSEADILDILGVKPIGIVPEDEGIIVSTNVGEPAVLGKTRAGMAFMDTARRLKGEDVPYPKFDDDAGFMATLRRWFGGA; translated from the coding sequence ATGAATGCGAAGGTCATTGTCGTCACATCTGGCAAGGGTGGCGTGGGAAAGACCACGACCACCGCGAACATCGGGGCGGCCCTCGCCAAGCTGGGCGAGAAGGTCGCGGTCATCGACGTGGACGTCGGCCTGCGCAACCTCGACGTCGTCATGGGCCTGGAGTCGCGCGTGGTCTTCGACCTGGTGGACGTGCTGGAAGGCAAGTGCCGCATGAGCCAGGCGCTGATCCGCGACAAGCGCGTCGAGAACCTGTACCTGCTCCCGGCCAGCCAGACGCGCGACAAGGACGCCCTGGATCCCGAGGTCTTCAAGGGCGTCGTCCGGGATCTGGTCGCGAACGAGGGCTTCGACCGCATCCTGATCGACTCGCCGGCCGGCATCGAGTCCGGGTTCCGCACCGCCGCCGCCCCGGCCGAGGGCGCGCTGGTCGTCGTGAACCCCGAGGTGTCGAGCGTCCGTGACGCCGACCGCATCATCGGACTGCTCGAGGCGCAGCAGGTCAGCGAGATCCGGCTGGTCATCAACCGCCTGCGGCCCAAGATGGTCGCCTCCGGGAACATGCTCTCGGAGGCCGACATCCTCGACATCCTGGGCGTCAAACCGATTGGCATCGTGCCCGAGGACGAGGGCATCATCGTCTCGACCAACGTGGGCGAGCCCGCCGTGCTCGGCAAGACCCGCGCCGGCATGGCCTTCATGGATACCGCCCGGCGCCTGAAGGGGGAAGACGTGCCGTACCCCAAGTTCGACGACGATGCCGGGTTCATGGCCACCCTGCGCCGCTGGTTCGGGGGCGCCTGA
- a CDS encoding hemolysin family protein, whose amino-acid sequence MGNPLLEFGILVLLLILNGFFSASELGVVSARRSRLEAAAQRGERGAGAAAALGREPGAFLATVQIGITLIGTVSAVFAGGTLTSYMEGLLRPVLGDSAGAAASVAVVLLVTFLSLVLGELAPKNIALRNPEALAARVAPFFAGLSRVARPVVWLLDVTTRGLLALLGIRGQPPEVITEDDVRAVVSQAAQSGSLEHTEQARISSVLRFNDRRVRDLMTPRGQAVTLSLTSGTPEVAAQVLAAGHDTYPVRDHAGEISGLLTVLDVLRAVQGQQELAALVRPALYLPEGAWAEDALTRLERGGTRLAVVVDEYGAFSGLISLTDLLSEFSGTDTALPDDGRLVRREDGSYLADGALPIHDLRGVLPLPALPREDFSTLAGYVLAVLGDFPQVGTVLDIEGWTLEVMDMDGPRIDRLLLRPPASPQAPATESRTPTGA is encoded by the coding sequence GTGGGGAATCCTCTGCTGGAATTCGGCATTCTCGTGCTGCTGCTCATCCTGAACGGCTTTTTCTCGGCGTCTGAACTGGGCGTCGTGTCGGCGCGGCGTTCGCGCCTGGAGGCGGCGGCTCAGCGTGGCGAGCGCGGCGCGGGCGCGGCCGCCGCGCTGGGCCGGGAGCCGGGCGCCTTTCTGGCGACCGTGCAGATCGGCATCACCCTGATCGGCACGGTGAGCGCCGTATTTGCCGGCGGCACCCTGACGAGTTATATGGAAGGCCTGCTGCGTCCCGTTCTGGGCGATTCGGCGGGCGCGGCGGCCAGCGTGGCGGTCGTGCTGCTGGTCACGTTCCTGTCGCTGGTGCTGGGCGAACTCGCGCCGAAGAACATCGCTCTACGAAACCCCGAGGCCCTCGCCGCGCGGGTCGCGCCGTTCTTCGCGGGCCTGAGCCGGGTGGCGCGGCCGGTCGTGTGGCTGCTGGACGTGACTACGCGCGGCCTGCTGGCACTGCTCGGCATCCGGGGGCAGCCGCCCGAGGTGATCACCGAGGACGACGTGCGGGCCGTGGTCTCGCAGGCCGCGCAGAGCGGATCGCTCGAACACACCGAGCAGGCGCGGATCTCGTCCGTGCTGCGCTTCAACGACCGCCGCGTGCGCGACCTGATGACGCCGCGCGGACAGGCGGTGACCCTCTCCCTGACGTCCGGCACGCCGGAGGTCGCCGCGCAGGTGCTCGCGGCCGGGCATGACACCTACCCGGTGCGGGATCACGCAGGCGAGATCAGCGGACTCCTGACGGTGCTGGACGTGCTGCGCGCCGTGCAGGGTCAGCAGGAACTGGCCGCGCTGGTGCGCCCTGCGCTCTACCTGCCCGAGGGCGCGTGGGCGGAGGACGCCCTGACCCGCCTGGAACGCGGGGGCACGCGCCTCGCGGTGGTCGTGGACGAGTACGGGGCGTTCAGCGGCCTGATCAGCCTGACCGATCTGCTGTCCGAATTCTCCGGCACCGACACGGCCCTGCCGGACGATGGCCGGCTGGTGCGCCGCGAGGACGGCTCGTATCTCGCGGACGGCGCGCTGCCCATCCACGACCTGCGCGGGGTGCTGCCCCTGCCCGCCCTGCCACGCGAGGACTTCAGCACCCTGGCCGGGTACGTGCTCGCCGTGCTGGGCGACTTTCCACAGGTGGGTACGGTCCTGGACATCGAGGGCTGGACGCTGGAGGTCATGGACATGGACGGCCCGCGCATCGACCGGCTGCTGCTGCGCCCGCCCGCGTCGCCCCAGGCACCAGCCACCGAATCACGCACCCCGACGGGCGCTTAG
- the minE gene encoding cell division topological specificity factor MinE: MFSWMKRGRTKETLKDRLELVLAYDRAQIPPGKVDALRNDLLEVVKRYFPTGNSSIEIEQRGDMVVLMANIPIDERGTPTRPR; this comes from the coding sequence ATGTTCTCCTGGATGAAGCGGGGCCGCACCAAGGAAACCCTGAAAGACCGCCTGGAACTGGTGCTCGCCTACGACCGCGCCCAGATTCCGCCCGGCAAGGTCGATGCCCTGCGCAACGACCTGCTGGAGGTCGTGAAAAGGTACTTCCCGACCGGGAACAGCAGCATCGAGATCGAGCAGCGCGGCGACATGGTCGTCCTGATGGCGAACATCCCGATCGACGAGCGCGGCACGCCGACCCGTCCGCGCTGA